The proteins below come from a single Edaphobacter acidisoli genomic window:
- a CDS encoding sugar transferase: MATPDYLQQVIVSGRAHTAAGRRTASRSDGLFRRPSVTSLVWASLDILTVVVAAILALRLRTVLPAEVPTIYVVPHLIQSTPHLLFFYVAWFAVCLIFFTRSYGLYGPIQNRSGLHEQRMTIQAALTSGLLLCGTLYLSSGEFVSRVVVILVVVLSTLLLCMRRALWRSLAYRRFRAGMETRNVLIVGAGRVGYALRNHLESLQHLGFRFKGFVALTEREAESGDADVVGDVRNCLSLARSLFVDEIFFSVPAEKKLVIKMVEEARTAGIDVRVVPDMYDGLAWNAPVEYIGQFPTIPLHRKDFPIGAFLLKRTLDTTLSALALAVLSPVMVAIAIAVKFDSDGPIFYRAQRIGRKGRNFTCYKFRTMVQDADRRKAELEHMNERDGILFKIANDPRITRLGRFLRKYSLDELPQFYNVLRGDMSLVGPRPPMANEVEQYDLAHLRRLDVLPGITGLWQVEARQDPSFDSYISLDTAYVENWSLLMDLRILARTVSVVVSGTGS, encoded by the coding sequence ATGGCGACACCAGATTACTTGCAACAAGTAATCGTTTCAGGACGAGCGCATACCGCTGCCGGAAGGCGTACAGCCAGCCGTAGCGATGGGCTGTTTCGTCGGCCCTCGGTTACCAGCCTGGTATGGGCGTCGCTGGATATTCTCACTGTCGTTGTTGCCGCCATCCTGGCCCTGCGGCTTCGCACGGTCCTTCCTGCTGAAGTCCCCACGATCTACGTCGTCCCCCATCTGATCCAGTCAACGCCGCACCTGCTCTTTTTCTACGTAGCCTGGTTTGCGGTGTGCCTCATCTTCTTTACTCGTTCCTATGGCCTCTACGGGCCTATTCAGAATCGCAGCGGTCTGCACGAGCAGCGCATGACCATTCAGGCGGCGCTTACCTCGGGCTTGCTGCTATGTGGGACTCTTTATCTTTCAAGCGGCGAGTTTGTCTCGCGCGTGGTCGTCATTCTGGTCGTCGTGCTTTCGACGCTTCTGCTCTGCATGCGTCGCGCACTGTGGCGGTCGTTGGCGTACCGTCGCTTCCGCGCAGGCATGGAGACGCGCAATGTGCTCATCGTCGGCGCGGGCCGCGTGGGCTACGCTCTCAGGAACCACCTTGAGTCGCTCCAGCATCTCGGGTTCCGCTTCAAGGGCTTTGTCGCGCTGACGGAGCGCGAGGCGGAGTCGGGCGATGCCGACGTCGTCGGTGATGTGCGCAACTGCCTCTCGCTGGCCCGCTCACTCTTCGTCGATGAGATCTTTTTCTCCGTCCCGGCAGAAAAGAAGCTGGTGATCAAGATGGTGGAGGAGGCGCGCACCGCTGGAATTGACGTGCGTGTGGTGCCGGACATGTACGACGGTCTGGCCTGGAACGCGCCCGTCGAATACATCGGCCAGTTCCCGACGATTCCGCTCCACCGCAAGGATTTTCCGATAGGTGCATTCCTGCTGAAGCGCACGCTGGATACCACGCTCTCGGCGCTTGCGCTTGCGGTGCTCTCACCGGTGATGGTGGCCATTGCGATTGCCGTGAAGTTCGACTCCGACGGGCCGATCTTCTACAGGGCGCAACGCATCGGCCGCAAAGGACGTAACTTCACCTGCTATAAATTCCGCACGATGGTGCAGGACGCGGACCGGCGCAAGGCCGAACTCGAGCACATGAACGAGCGTGACGGCATTCTCTTCAAGATCGCCAACGACCCCCGTATCACGCGGTTGGGCCGCTTTCTGCGCAAGTACTCGCTCGATGAATTGCCGCAGTTCTACAACGTCCTGCGCGGCGACATGAGCCTTGTCGGACCGCGGCCTCCCATGGCCAACGAGGTGGAACAGTACGACTTGGCGCATCTGCGGCGGCTCGATGTGCTACCCGGCATCACCGGCTTGTGGCAGGTGGAAGCGCGGCAGGACCCATCGTTCGACAGCTACATCTCACTCGACACAGCGTACGTCGAGAACTGGAGCCTGCTCATGGACCTCCGGATTCTGGCGCGCACGGTGAGCGTGGTGGTAAGCGGCACCGGCTCCTAG
- a CDS encoding ABC transporter ATP-binding protein — translation MAESQNNGEGALPDENEPLMEEVSPDVAPVVEEFMEQAAQQNEAAVEAVPDVRNKPGSYISFDHVSKSFGGFVVLEDVSFCVNPGETLCILGRSGVGKSVSLQMIMGFLKPDSGVIRVAGENICGYTEKELQEVRRKVTMVFQNGALFDSITVGENVAFPMRERGDMEEDQILKVVKGLLEMVGVAGMDHLLPSDLSTGMKRSVAIARALAAQPEAVLYDEPTTMVDPLMAHLLGNLIERLKQQLHLTSIVVTHDMRLAKKLADRVVFLSGGKAVFFGTMEEMERSDDPTVQEFLTLDELVMPA, via the coding sequence ATGGCTGAGTCGCAGAACAACGGCGAAGGCGCGCTCCCCGACGAGAACGAACCTCTGATGGAAGAGGTCTCTCCCGACGTCGCGCCGGTTGTTGAAGAGTTCATGGAGCAAGCCGCGCAGCAGAATGAAGCTGCTGTCGAGGCTGTGCCGGACGTTCGTAACAAGCCTGGTTCTTATATCTCCTTCGACCACGTCTCGAAGTCGTTTGGCGGCTTCGTGGTTCTCGAAGATGTCAGCTTCTGCGTCAACCCCGGCGAGACGCTCTGCATCCTGGGCCGCAGCGGCGTGGGCAAGTCCGTTTCGTTGCAGATGATCATGGGCTTTCTGAAGCCGGATAGCGGCGTAATCCGCGTCGCAGGTGAAAACATTTGCGGCTACACCGAGAAAGAGCTGCAAGAGGTGCGCCGCAAGGTCACAATGGTCTTCCAGAACGGCGCGCTGTTCGACTCGATCACGGTGGGCGAGAACGTAGCCTTTCCCATGCGCGAGCGGGGCGATATGGAGGAAGACCAGATCCTCAAGGTAGTCAAGGGTTTGCTGGAGATGGTTGGCGTGGCGGGCATGGATCACCTGCTGCCATCGGACCTTTCCACCGGCATGAAGCGCTCAGTCGCCATCGCGCGAGCATTGGCGGCCCAGCCCGAAGCCGTGCTCTACGACGAGCCGACGACGATGGTCGATCCACTGATGGCGCATCTGCTGGGCAACCTGATTGAGCGGCTGAAGCAGCAGCTTCACCTGACCAGCATCGTCGTCACCCACGATATGCGGCTGGCGAAGAAGCTGGCCGATCGCGTCGTCTTCTTGAGCGGAGGCAAGGCAGTCTTTTTCGGCACCATGGAGGAGATGGAGCGGTCGGACGACCCGACCGTCCAGGAGTTTCTCACGCTCGACGAGCTGGTCATGCCTGCCTGA
- a CDS encoding cupin domain-containing protein, which translates to MSTFLQDGTMVDKLAQFDLNDEMAEAERHQPWPAGLYSKTLFKKHDFRVVLISMQNSAHMKEHHADGTISIQVLKGKLRVSVNGKPHELPVGSLFTLGSSIRHNVDAIGDSSFLLTISWPSDQELAVMKHRGYGS; encoded by the coding sequence ATGAGCACCTTTCTCCAGGACGGCACCATGGTCGACAAGCTGGCGCAATTCGACCTGAACGATGAAATGGCCGAAGCGGAACGCCATCAACCGTGGCCTGCCGGACTTTATTCCAAGACGCTGTTTAAAAAGCATGACTTTCGCGTCGTGCTTATCTCCATGCAGAACTCGGCGCACATGAAGGAGCACCACGCCGACGGCACCATCTCCATCCAGGTACTTAAAGGCAAGCTGCGCGTCTCGGTGAACGGTAAGCCGCATGAGCTTCCTGTTGGCAGCCTCTTCACGCTCGGCTCGTCCATCCGACACAATGTGGACGCCATTGGCGATTCGTCATTTTTGCTGACAATCTCATGGCCGAGTGACCAGGAGCTCGCTGTCATGAAGCACCGGGGCTACGGCAGCTAA
- a CDS encoding SH3 domain-containing protein: MGLPAKPPDASQTGHGCRIQTHRRYSGCVTRDAEWSFRAIISSSAKTAPHNPARSPLLLRGATALLFSMALSGCSRLHKPPTEYVYVTAKETFLRDRVAAVSNRTATVENGEKLTVLEHGRRFIRVQTPTGEQGWIDEKIVATQDAYEKFLVLGEKHKDDPAVATGVVSDDVYLHITPGREAEHFYLLQENDKLQLLQRATLPKPIPSWMQATEAAKTASKTAEPPKSVMEDWWLVRDQKGDTGWMLSRMMNVDTPDAIVRYSEGQRIVGAYVLTTVNDPDAPTDNKNIPEYLTVTSPYTAGLTYDFDQARVFIWNIKKHRYETSYRDRNIEGYLPVTVKMASDPNGKTPDQSGPAPTYSYRVLSADSAPVVPDPTTGYIVPGKTIVKIYRLEGNLVRRVLPPGTTAPDEAHPVPPVKKAVKARRRR; the protein is encoded by the coding sequence ATGGGCCTGCCTGCGAAGCCGCCGGATGCTTCGCAGACAGGCCACGGTTGCAGGATTCAAACGCATCGCCGTTACTCCGGTTGCGTGACGCGCGATGCAGAGTGGAGTTTTCGGGCCATCATCTCTTCTTCAGCAAAAACCGCTCCCCACAATCCAGCGCGTAGCCCTCTTCTGCTGCGCGGTGCCACAGCGCTCCTCTTCTCGATGGCGCTCTCCGGCTGCTCCCGCCTCCACAAGCCCCCCACCGAATACGTCTACGTCACCGCAAAGGAGACCTTCCTCCGCGACCGCGTCGCCGCCGTCTCCAACCGCACCGCGACCGTCGAAAACGGTGAGAAGCTGACGGTGCTCGAGCACGGACGCCGCTTCATCCGCGTCCAGACGCCCACCGGCGAGCAGGGCTGGATCGACGAAAAGATCGTCGCCACGCAGGACGCCTACGAAAAATTCCTCGTCCTCGGCGAGAAACACAAAGACGACCCCGCCGTCGCCACCGGCGTCGTCAGCGACGACGTCTACCTCCACATCACACCGGGCCGCGAAGCCGAACACTTCTACCTGCTCCAGGAAAACGACAAGCTCCAACTCCTCCAGAGAGCCACGCTACCCAAGCCCATCCCCTCGTGGATGCAAGCCACCGAAGCCGCGAAAACCGCCTCCAAAACCGCTGAGCCGCCCAAGTCCGTCATGGAAGACTGGTGGCTCGTGCGCGACCAGAAGGGCGACACCGGCTGGATGCTCAGCCGCATGATGAACGTCGACACGCCCGACGCCATCGTCCGCTACTCCGAAGGCCAGCGCATCGTCGGCGCCTACGTCCTCACCACGGTCAACGACCCCGACGCGCCCACCGACAACAAAAATATCCCCGAGTACCTCACCGTCACCTCGCCCTACACCGCCGGCCTCACCTACGACTTCGACCAGGCGCGCGTCTTCATCTGGAACATCAAGAAGCATCGCTACGAGACCTCATACCGCGACCGCAACATCGAAGGCTACCTTCCCGTCACGGTCAAGATGGCCTCCGACCCCAACGGCAAAACGCCCGACCAGAGCGGCCCCGCGCCCACCTACAGCTATCGCGTCCTCTCCGCCGACTCCGCGCCCGTCGTCCCCGATCCCACCACCGGCTACATCGTCCCCGGCAAGACCATCGTGAAGATCTACCGCCTCGAAGGCAATCTCGTCCGCCGCGTCCTCCCGCCAGGCACGACTGCACCCGATGAAGCGCATCCTGTACCGCCCGTGAAAAAAGCGGTCAAAGCACGCAGAAGGCGTTAA
- a CDS encoding glycoside hydrolase family 27 protein produces the protein MKRLSAALTLLLALYLTVSGVSGFGQEKMLAPTPPMGWSTWNHFHHAISDALVRAQTDAMVSSGMKDAGYVYVNIDGGWEGERDANGVLHPTSAFPDMKALGDYIHSKGLKFGLYTGPGPRTCAGAVASYGHEEQDAKMFASWGVDFLKYDLCSYREIMKAQSGGDIAKSDDLMKAAYEKMHRALLATGRPIVFSMCQYGLGSVWEWGPGVGGNLWRTSGDISDSYGRMTSIGFREAGLSKYAGPNHWNDPDFLEVGNGGMSPDEERTHFSLWAMLAAPLIAGNDLTQMSEETRSILLNKEVIAVDQDPLGKAGDRAYAEGPLEVWARPLAGGDMAVAMFNRLNGTVRITLRLPDVGWKGAAAARDLWTHKDIGVLRGSYTVAVPRHGVVMLRLSRAQ, from the coding sequence ATGAAGAGGCTGTCTGCGGCTCTCACGCTGTTGCTTGCGTTGTATCTCACTGTCTCTGGAGTGTCGGGCTTTGGGCAGGAGAAGATGCTGGCGCCGACTCCGCCGATGGGATGGAGCACGTGGAACCACTTTCATCATGCGATCTCGGATGCGCTGGTGCGGGCGCAGACGGATGCGATGGTGTCGAGCGGCATGAAGGATGCCGGATATGTGTATGTGAACATCGATGGCGGGTGGGAGGGTGAGCGCGATGCGAATGGCGTGCTGCATCCGACGAGCGCGTTTCCGGACATGAAGGCGCTGGGAGACTACATCCACTCGAAGGGGCTGAAGTTTGGCTTGTACACGGGGCCGGGGCCGCGGACGTGCGCGGGTGCTGTAGCCAGCTATGGGCACGAGGAGCAGGATGCGAAGATGTTCGCGTCGTGGGGCGTGGATTTTCTGAAGTACGACCTGTGCAGCTATCGCGAGATCATGAAGGCGCAGTCGGGCGGGGATATTGCGAAGTCGGATGATCTGATGAAGGCGGCCTACGAGAAGATGCATCGGGCACTGTTGGCGACGGGGCGGCCGATCGTCTTCAGCATGTGCCAGTACGGGCTGGGGTCGGTGTGGGAGTGGGGGCCCGGGGTGGGCGGCAATCTGTGGAGGACGAGCGGCGACATCAGCGATTCGTATGGGCGGATGACGTCGATTGGATTTCGTGAGGCGGGGTTGTCGAAGTACGCCGGGCCGAACCATTGGAACGATCCAGACTTTCTAGAGGTGGGCAATGGCGGGATGAGTCCGGATGAGGAGCGCACGCACTTCAGTTTGTGGGCGATGCTGGCTGCGCCGTTGATTGCGGGCAATGATCTGACCCAGATGAGCGAGGAGACGCGGAGCATTCTGCTGAACAAGGAAGTGATTGCGGTGGACCAGGACCCGCTGGGCAAGGCGGGAGATCGCGCCTATGCCGAAGGTCCGCTGGAGGTGTGGGCGCGGCCTTTAGCAGGCGGCGATATGGCGGTGGCGATGTTCAACCGGCTGAATGGGACGGTGAGGATTACGCTGCGTTTGCCGGATGTTGGATGGAAGGGAGCGGCGGCGGCGCGTGATCTGTGGACGCATAAAGATATTGGCGTGCTGCGCGGGAGTTACACGGTTGCGGTTCCGCGACATGGAGTGGTGATGCTGCGGTTGAGCAGGGCGCAGTAG
- a CDS encoding thioredoxin domain-containing protein, with the protein MKNSKWMMASLAVVLGVATVAGAQTQAGTGAAAKQATPPLQLQNLEPSTVPKDPFPPVNQKYFTATSPTVDTVNTFLKSLWGYDQNRIWRVEAIQKTQAPDVAKVIVFVSDKSANAKVQSTAFFVTPDGKHAIAGDTVIPFGATPFADARQTLEQHADGAWRGAPGKSLLLVEFADLECPHCKDAQGTMNQLAKDFPNAHIVFQPFPLTEIHPYAFKAAAYGYCVEKQNNDAFFSYADGVFNTQSGLAEGTADDTLNNAVKQAGLDPTAIGACANSQATKDQVNASIKLAQDLGVDQTPMLAVNGHLLPISAVPYETLKTIITYQAQQDGVSTGATAPTLGK; encoded by the coding sequence TTGAAGAATTCTAAGTGGATGATGGCAAGCCTAGCAGTAGTGCTGGGTGTGGCAACAGTGGCCGGGGCGCAGACCCAGGCGGGTACAGGCGCAGCGGCAAAGCAGGCGACGCCACCTTTGCAGTTGCAGAACCTTGAGCCGAGTACCGTGCCGAAGGACCCGTTTCCTCCCGTAAACCAGAAGTACTTCACGGCCACGTCTCCCACGGTGGACACCGTCAACACCTTCCTCAAATCTCTGTGGGGCTACGACCAGAACCGCATCTGGCGCGTGGAGGCGATCCAGAAGACGCAGGCCCCCGACGTAGCCAAGGTGATCGTGTTCGTCTCCGACAAGTCCGCCAACGCGAAGGTGCAGTCGACGGCGTTCTTCGTCACTCCTGACGGCAAGCACGCGATTGCGGGCGACACCGTGATCCCGTTTGGCGCGACTCCGTTCGCCGATGCCCGTCAGACGCTGGAGCAGCATGCCGACGGCGCATGGCGCGGCGCTCCGGGCAAGAGCCTCCTGCTCGTCGAGTTCGCCGATCTCGAGTGCCCGCACTGCAAGGACGCGCAGGGCACCATGAACCAGTTGGCGAAGGACTTCCCGAACGCGCACATCGTCTTCCAGCCCTTCCCGCTGACGGAGATCCATCCCTACGCCTTCAAGGCGGCGGCCTACGGCTACTGCGTCGAGAAGCAGAACAACGACGCGTTCTTCTCCTACGCCGACGGCGTCTTCAACACGCAGAGCGGCCTCGCAGAAGGCACCGCCGACGACACACTCAACAACGCCGTCAAGCAGGCTGGCCTCGATCCAACAGCGATCGGCGCATGCGCGAACTCGCAGGCAACCAAGGACCAGGTGAACGCCTCGATCAAGCTGGCGCAGGACCTCGGCGTAGACCAGACGCCGATGCTGGCGGTCAACGGACACCTCCTGCCCATCTCGGCCGTCCCATACGAGACGCTGAAGACCATCATCACCTATCAGGCGCAGCAGGACGGCGTAAGCACCGGAGCAACCGCGCCGACGCTGGGCAAGTAG
- a CDS encoding MgtC/SapB family protein, which produces MLPLHEIIQRLVVATVLTGLIGLDRERHESSAGLRTHALVGMASCLFMLASAFGFHDILGTPNVSLDPSRIAAQIVTGIGFLGAGTIIATGSTVRGLTTAASIWTVAAIGLAVGGGMYWPAVVATAISLILLVVLRPWERRLDQHWRKQTVNAVFDPEICSLEQMLTCLRDANLHVCRVTVDKNEQGSGQVAQFAVDEHGEAALQTAIQAITRVQGVTSASAAE; this is translated from the coding sequence TTGCTGCCTCTGCATGAAATCATCCAGCGTCTTGTCGTAGCCACGGTCCTTACCGGCCTGATCGGCCTCGACCGCGAGCGCCACGAAAGCTCCGCTGGCCTGCGCACGCACGCGCTCGTCGGCATGGCGTCCTGCCTGTTCATGCTCGCCTCGGCCTTCGGCTTCCACGACATCCTCGGCACGCCCAACGTCTCGCTCGACCCCTCGCGTATCGCCGCGCAGATCGTCACCGGCATCGGCTTTCTCGGCGCAGGCACCATCATCGCCACCGGCAGCACCGTCCGTGGCCTGACAACCGCCGCCAGCATCTGGACCGTCGCCGCCATCGGTCTCGCCGTCGGCGGAGGCATGTACTGGCCCGCCGTCGTCGCCACTGCAATCTCACTCATCCTGCTCGTCGTGCTGCGCCCGTGGGAACGCCGCCTCGATCAGCATTGGCGCAAGCAGACGGTCAACGCGGTCTTCGACCCGGAAATTTGCTCGCTCGAACAGATGCTGACCTGTCTCCGCGACGCCAACCTGCATGTCTGTCGAGTCACCGTCGATAAGAACGAGCAGGGAAGCGGCCAGGTCGCGCAGTTCGCCGTCGATGAGCACGGCGAAGCCGCCCTCCAGACCGCAATCCAGGCAATCACCCGCGTCCAGGGCGTCACCAGCGCCTCCGCCGCCGAGTGA
- a CDS encoding dipeptidase: MVQAAVGFAQKNRARFVDELKSLLRIPSVSTLPEHAGDVRRAAEFVAAELRRIGMENVRLIETETKEHPDGHPLVYADWLHAAPAADGKPKPTVLCYGHYDVQPPDPLDEWKSPPFEPEERDGNLYARGAVDDKGQMWMHVKALESLMSAGGGKLPVNVRVIVEGEEEVGGEGIAQFVREHGDQLKADVALVSDTEMFAPELPTLCVGLRGMIYTEIEARGARTDLHSGMYGGAAPNPFVALAQIIAKLKDADGKILIPGFYDKVQKPTDAELKAWKALPFDEEHYRETEVGSSSLTGEPGYSVLERTWARPTLDVHGMPGGFTGAGAKTVIPARALAKASMRLVPDMTPAEAFAQFKAYVESICPKGIVLDVRLIHSGDPIVVSTDNAFIRAATEAMREVFGKETVFVRGGGSIPIVGDFERELKVPTVMMGFGLPDDNLHAPNEKFHLANFHRGIESIVRFFGAVGA, translated from the coding sequence GTGGTCCAGGCGGCGGTTGGGTTTGCTCAGAAGAACCGGGCGAGGTTTGTCGACGAACTGAAGTCGCTGCTGCGGATACCCTCCGTCTCGACCCTGCCCGAGCATGCTGGCGATGTGCGCCGCGCGGCGGAGTTTGTCGCGGCGGAGCTGCGCCGTATCGGGATGGAGAACGTCCGTCTCATAGAGACCGAGACGAAGGAGCATCCCGACGGACATCCGCTGGTCTATGCGGACTGGCTTCACGCAGCGCCCGCGGCTGATGGAAAGCCAAAGCCGACGGTGCTCTGCTACGGCCACTACGATGTGCAGCCGCCCGATCCGCTCGACGAGTGGAAGTCGCCGCCATTCGAGCCCGAGGAGCGCGACGGCAATCTCTACGCGCGCGGCGCAGTCGACGACAAAGGCCAGATGTGGATGCACGTGAAGGCGCTGGAGTCGTTGATGTCCGCTGGCGGCGGAAAGCTGCCGGTCAACGTCAGGGTAATCGTCGAAGGCGAGGAAGAGGTTGGCGGCGAGGGCATCGCCCAATTCGTGCGCGAGCACGGCGACCAGTTGAAGGCCGACGTGGCGCTGGTCTCAGACACGGAGATGTTCGCGCCAGAGCTGCCGACACTCTGCGTAGGCCTGCGCGGCATGATCTACACGGAGATCGAAGCTCGCGGAGCGCGCACCGATCTGCACTCCGGCATGTACGGCGGCGCCGCGCCGAACCCATTCGTCGCGCTGGCGCAGATCATTGCGAAGCTCAAAGACGCCGACGGAAAAATCTTGATCCCAGGCTTCTACGACAAGGTGCAGAAGCCCACCGACGCCGAGCTGAAGGCGTGGAAGGCGCTGCCGTTTGACGAGGAGCACTACCGCGAGACAGAGGTAGGCTCGTCCTCACTGACAGGCGAGCCGGGCTACAGCGTGCTCGAACGCACCTGGGCGCGGCCCACGCTCGACGTGCACGGAATGCCCGGCGGCTTCACCGGCGCGGGCGCAAAGACGGTGATTCCTGCGCGCGCTTTGGCCAAGGCAAGCATGAGACTGGTGCCCGACATGACGCCCGCTGAAGCCTTCGCGCAGTTCAAGGCATACGTGGAGTCGATCTGCCCGAAGGGAATCGTGCTCGACGTGCGGCTGATCCACTCGGGCGACCCGATTGTCGTAAGCACTGATAACGCCTTCATTCGCGCGGCGACCGAGGCCATGCGCGAGGTCTTCGGCAAAGAGACCGTCTTCGTGCGCGGCGGCGGATCAATCCCGATCGTCGGCGACTTCGAGCGCGAGCTGAAGGTGCCGACCGTGATGATGGGCTTTGGTCTGCCGGACGACAACCTCCACGCCCCCAACGAAAAATTCCATCTGGCGAACTTCCACCGCGGCATCGAGTCAATCGTGCGGTTCTTCGGCGCCGTGGGGGCCTGA
- the mobA gene encoding molybdenum cofactor guanylyltransferase, whose amino-acid sequence MTVEANPPVKAAGFVLAGGRSTRMGQDKAILQLGGLTLVERCLGKLRTVCDEVAIAGGKPELERYGRVIPDEAPGCGPLGGIVAALEQSAHEWNLFLPVDAPFVPDKCLRELLQVAAVGDWAAVIARADGRLQPLCGVYSRTMLPALRRELAEGRWKVAPALELAGRVHVMDFANVKWFANLNTPAEFAEAAEHADALDA is encoded by the coding sequence ATGACTGTGGAAGCCAACCCTCCGGTGAAGGCCGCGGGCTTTGTCCTGGCAGGCGGCCGCAGCACGCGCATGGGACAGGACAAGGCCATCTTGCAGCTCGGCGGACTGACCCTGGTGGAGCGGTGTCTTGGCAAGCTGCGCACAGTCTGTGACGAGGTCGCCATCGCTGGCGGCAAGCCCGAACTTGAGCGCTATGGACGCGTCATCCCCGATGAAGCGCCGGGGTGCGGGCCACTTGGCGGGATCGTCGCTGCATTGGAGCAGAGCGCGCACGAGTGGAACCTGTTCCTGCCAGTGGACGCGCCGTTCGTACCGGATAAGTGTCTGCGCGAGCTACTTCAAGTCGCAGCGGTAGGCGATTGGGCCGCAGTGATTGCGCGCGCCGACGGGCGGCTGCAGCCGCTGTGTGGAGTCTACTCGCGCACAATGCTTCCGGCACTGCGGCGCGAATTGGCCGAGGGGCGGTGGAAGGTAGCGCCCGCACTCGAGCTTGCCGGAAGAGTGCATGTGATGGATTTTGCAAATGTGAAGTGGTTTGCGAATCTAAACACACCGGCAGAGTTTGCCGAGGCAGCGGAGCACGCCGACGCACTCGACGCATAA
- a CDS encoding NAD+ synthase, producing the protein MKIALAQINPTVGDFSGNTKKILEYASRAAALGVNLVVFPELAACGYPPADLLERDAFVVRAGQVVDEIACWTAEPGRPAVLCGTVMPANSHVGKRVRNAAVMLSAGKVIFTQQKMLLPFYDVFDEQRYFEPAEHQTLTCVAGEPLAITICEDAWNDKGFWPRQMYQIDPVDVLMKQWSEQPERLASRRRIILNISASPYWQGKQQVRERMLSALAVRHGAIVAMLNQVGGNDSLVFDGASLVLRPDGRVMARGAAFAEDLVVFDTEDGAEVVADAPVDEVEATWKALVLGTRDYVRKCGFTKALIGLSGGIDSALVAAIAVEALGAENVVGVGMPSEYSSLGSIDDARDLAKNLGIRFEMLPIHDVFAQYRKVLDTLFAGTPFGLAEENLQSRIRGALLMALSNKFGALVLTTGNKSEMSTGYCTLYGDMVGALAVIGDVMKTRVYALSRYVNRSGEVIPWATIEKPPSAELRPEQRDTDSLPPYEVLDPILEAYVERYMSAEQIAEEQGVDVTLVRSVIQLVERSEYKRQQAALVLKVTAKSFGMGRRFPIAVKVQV; encoded by the coding sequence GTGAAGATCGCGCTCGCCCAGATTAATCCAACCGTTGGAGACTTCTCCGGCAATACAAAGAAGATTCTGGAATATGCATCGCGCGCAGCAGCGCTGGGCGTCAATCTGGTCGTGTTTCCAGAGCTCGCCGCGTGCGGGTATCCGCCTGCCGACCTGCTTGAAAGAGACGCATTCGTGGTGCGTGCAGGGCAGGTGGTCGACGAGATCGCCTGCTGGACAGCAGAGCCCGGGCGGCCAGCCGTCCTATGCGGCACCGTGATGCCAGCCAACTCGCACGTAGGCAAGCGCGTACGCAACGCGGCTGTGATGCTCTCCGCAGGCAAGGTCATCTTCACGCAGCAGAAGATGCTGCTTCCGTTCTACGACGTCTTCGACGAGCAGCGATACTTCGAGCCGGCAGAGCACCAGACACTGACCTGCGTTGCCGGGGAGCCGCTCGCCATCACAATCTGCGAGGACGCCTGGAACGACAAGGGCTTCTGGCCGCGCCAGATGTACCAGATCGATCCCGTCGATGTGTTGATGAAGCAGTGGAGCGAGCAGCCCGAGAGGCTCGCCTCGCGCCGGCGCATCATCCTGAACATCTCGGCCTCGCCCTATTGGCAAGGCAAGCAGCAGGTGCGCGAGCGCATGCTGTCTGCGCTGGCCGTACGTCACGGTGCGATCGTCGCGATGCTCAACCAGGTCGGCGGCAACGACAGTCTCGTCTTCGACGGCGCATCGCTCGTGCTCAGGCCCGATGGGCGCGTCATGGCGCGCGGCGCGGCCTTCGCCGAAGATCTCGTGGTCTTCGACACGGAAGACGGCGCCGAGGTCGTGGCAGACGCGCCTGTCGACGAGGTCGAGGCGACCTGGAAGGCGCTCGTGCTCGGCACCCGCGACTACGTGCGCAAATGCGGATTCACCAAGGCGCTGATCGGTTTGAGCGGCGGCATCGACTCCGCGCTGGTCGCGGCGATTGCGGTCGAGGCGCTGGGCGCAGAGAACGTCGTCGGCGTCGGCATGCCCAGCGAGTACTCCTCGCTCGGCTCCATCGACGACGCGCGCGATCTCGCGAAGAACCTCGGCATCCGCTTCGAGATGCTGCCCATCCACGATGTCTTCGCGCAGTACCGCAAGGTGCTGGACACGCTGTTCGCTGGAACGCCATTCGGTCTGGCCGAAGAAAATCTGCAATCGAGAATCCGCGGCGCGCTGCTGATGGCGCTCTCGAACAAGTTTGGCGCGCTGGTCCTGACGACAGGCAACAAGAGCGAGATGTCCACCGGCTACTGCACGCTCTACGGCGACATGGTCGGCGCACTGGCCGTCATCGGCGATGTCATGAAGACGCGCGTCTACGCGCTCAGCCGCTACGTCAACCGCTCCGGCGAAGTCATCCCATGGGCGACCATCGAGAAGCCCCCTTCGGCAGAGCTGCGGCCCGAGCAGCGCGACACCGACTCGCTGCCCCCCTACGAGGTCCTTGACCCGATTCTGGAGGCGTACGTCGAGCGGTACATGTCCGCCGAGCAGATCGCCGAAGAGCAGGGAGTTGACGTTACGCTGGTCCGATCGGTCATACAGTTGGTTGAGCGCAGCGAGTACAAGCGCCAGCAAGCCGCCCTGGTGTTGAAGGTCACGGCAAAGTCGTTCGGGATGGGACGTCGGTTTCCCATTGCTGTCAAAGTTCAGGTTTAA